One Streptomyces sp. NBC_01237 genomic region harbors:
- a CDS encoding phage tail protein, with protein MAEFQVNAHRFDPYKNFKFLVLWDGRTVAGISKISPLKRTTEVVKHRHGGDPSSPRKSPGRSEFEGVTLERGVTHDPEFDRWANKVWQVGAGLGSEVSLRDFRKDIIIQVLNEAGQVAVSHKLYRAWVSEYQVMGELDANANAVAIQSVKLECEGWERDYEVPEPVEPSFTHPA; from the coding sequence ATGGCTGAGTTCCAAGTAAACGCCCATCGCTTTGACCCCTACAAGAATTTCAAGTTCCTGGTCCTGTGGGACGGTCGAACGGTCGCGGGCATCAGCAAGATCAGTCCACTGAAGCGGACCACGGAAGTGGTCAAGCACCGGCACGGCGGCGACCCCAGTTCGCCGCGGAAGTCGCCGGGCCGTTCCGAGTTCGAGGGGGTCACGCTCGAACGCGGGGTGACCCACGATCCGGAGTTCGACCGCTGGGCCAACAAGGTCTGGCAGGTCGGCGCCGGTCTCGGCTCGGAGGTGTCGCTGCGCGACTTCCGCAAGGACATCATCATCCAGGTCCTCAACGAGGCCGGGCAGGTCGCCGTCTCGCACAAGCTCTACCGGGCCTGGGTCAGCGAGTACCAGGTCATGGGCGAACTCGACGCGAACGCCAACGCCGTCGCCATCCAGAGCGTGAAGCTGGAATGCGAGGGCTGGGAGCGGGACTACGAGGTTCCGGAACCGGTCGAGCCGTCGTTCACCCACCCGGCCTGA
- a CDS encoding DUF6271 family protein — protein sequence MRRVCLTLPTNRACTATISAIGEEAAYAAGHFEVEVHLLILDSSDEATRAEHGRAVAGLPRTANVIVHHLGEAEQRDFLRRVIDRADVPKPDLIRDLMLPDDVSYGACTNRAFLIASALGCRSVHRRDSDSTYQVLDGATVFPIHHELMSLGKRAADAAQGVSETTLDPEQAHRPVAMVGSSFVGELSVDISEIQQLDRDIYHDVVSLWAPAEWPDEKKRELVDESFRGAGPDPFVRDHSVLTTVDPMRVDMCNISFHHDVYERMPLPPATNTIGSDYFLMHVVHDARLPGVLHNRNIVNFYTAERRTDSGFVAYQMRLTKFFLSMLYFNFIYDRMAEAGKALLDGQDHVRAATMVDIIRESTGLARDENVERLKSLGRSYGKLGGRYAAFAEVLAASGPRLLDEAQADIDDFALLIEAWGPLTHASRSTVLDRIPR from the coding sequence ATGCGCAGAGTCTGTCTGACTCTCCCCACCAACAGGGCCTGCACTGCCACGATTTCGGCCATCGGCGAAGAGGCGGCGTACGCGGCCGGGCATTTCGAGGTCGAGGTGCATCTGCTGATCCTCGACTCCTCCGACGAAGCCACGCGTGCCGAGCACGGCCGGGCCGTGGCCGGGCTGCCGCGCACGGCGAACGTGATCGTGCACCATCTCGGTGAGGCCGAGCAGCGGGACTTCCTTCGGCGCGTGATCGACCGCGCCGACGTCCCCAAGCCCGATCTGATACGCGATCTCATGCTGCCCGACGACGTCTCCTACGGCGCCTGCACCAATCGGGCGTTCCTGATCGCCTCCGCGCTCGGCTGCCGTTCGGTTCACCGCCGGGACTCGGACAGCACCTATCAGGTCCTGGACGGCGCGACCGTGTTTCCCATTCACCACGAGCTGATGTCTCTGGGGAAGCGGGCGGCCGACGCGGCCCAAGGAGTGTCCGAGACCACGCTGGATCCGGAGCAGGCCCACCGTCCGGTGGCGATGGTGGGCAGTTCGTTCGTGGGTGAACTCTCCGTGGACATCAGTGAGATCCAGCAGCTCGACCGCGACATCTACCACGATGTGGTCAGCCTGTGGGCCCCCGCCGAGTGGCCGGACGAGAAGAAGCGGGAGCTGGTCGACGAGTCCTTCCGGGGCGCCGGGCCCGACCCGTTCGTCCGCGACCACTCGGTCCTGACCACGGTCGACCCCATGCGGGTGGACATGTGCAACATCAGTTTCCACCACGACGTGTACGAGCGCATGCCGCTGCCGCCCGCGACCAACACCATCGGCAGCGATTACTTCCTCATGCACGTGGTTCATGACGCGCGATTGCCCGGCGTCCTGCACAACCGCAACATCGTGAATTTCTACACCGCCGAGCGGAGGACCGACTCCGGGTTCGTCGCCTACCAGATGCGTCTGACGAAGTTCTTCCTGTCGATGCTCTACTTCAATTTCATCTACGACAGGATGGCGGAAGCCGGAAAGGCTCTGCTCGACGGACAGGACCACGTCCGCGCCGCCACGATGGTGGACATCATCAGGGAAAGCACCGGGCTGGCCAGGGACGAGAACGTGGAGCGGCTCAAGAGCCTCGGACGGTCCTACGGAAAGCTGGGCGGCAGATATGCCGCGTTCGCCGAGGTCCTGGCCGCGAGCGGCCCACGGCTGCTCGACGAGGCCCAGGCCGACATCGATGACTTCGCCCTCCTGATCGAGGCATGGGGACCGCTGACGCACGCGAGCAGGTCCACCGTCCTCGACCGAATTCCCCGGTAG
- a CDS encoding T4 family baseplate hub assembly chaperone: MIPRAAPVGPAELLAAWEAGLALGPAERSLLLHRAARPGAGADALLSVPVGEREADLFALRRSLFGERMQVRIECGACGEAMEFDLDAGALGARGPVADRPLRVVEGGWVVEFRLPTVAGLAAAGAASSPAEARRLLVTGCTVRALRDGEPVAAEQLAELLPERVERLIAEKAAEADPTAEVTLNVACPECGEATLAELDISSYLWTELDTWARDLLLDVHLLATAYGWSEPEILALSPLRRRYYLELCTDA; this comes from the coding sequence GTGATCCCCCGAGCGGCCCCGGTGGGTCCCGCCGAGCTGCTGGCCGCCTGGGAGGCCGGGCTGGCCCTGGGCCCGGCGGAGAGGTCGCTGCTGCTGCACCGGGCGGCCCGCCCGGGGGCCGGTGCCGACGCCTTGCTGTCGGTGCCGGTCGGCGAGCGGGAGGCGGACCTGTTCGCGCTGCGCCGCTCGCTGTTCGGTGAGCGGATGCAGGTACGGATCGAGTGCGGTGCCTGCGGCGAGGCCATGGAGTTCGACCTCGACGCGGGTGCCCTAGGTGCGCGCGGGCCGGTCGCGGACCGGCCGCTGCGGGTGGTGGAGGGCGGGTGGGTGGTCGAGTTCCGGCTGCCCACCGTCGCCGGCCTGGCGGCGGCCGGGGCGGCCTCCTCCCCCGCCGAGGCCCGTCGGCTGCTCGTGACGGGCTGCACGGTACGGGCCCTGCGGGACGGGGAGCCCGTCGCCGCGGAGCAGCTGGCCGAGCTGCTCCCGGAACGGGTGGAGCGGCTCATCGCCGAAAAGGCCGCGGAGGCGGACCCGACGGCCGAAGTGACGCTGAACGTGGCGTGTCCCGAATGCGGCGAGGCCACCTTGGCCGAGCTGGACATCTCCTCCTACTTGTGGACCGAACTGGACACCTGGGCCAGGGACCTGCTTCTCGATGTCCATCTGCTCGCCACCGCCTACGGGTGGAGCGAGCCGGAGATTCTGGCGCTCAGCCCCCTTCGGCGTCGTTACTACCTGGAGCTGTGCACCGATGCCTGA
- a CDS encoding MFS transporter: protein MFRVRDPFRQAQLAIAALFCLLGFQYATWASRLPTLKTQLDLSEAELGLLLMACGAGAAASFPLVTVLMRRMGSRQLAFLSSLCLGALLLALAAAPNYPVALLIICCDGVAVGCLNVAMNAQGAALEVEYQRTTMSKLHATFSAGSLLAALLASGMHLVTSDLTAHFGVAAVLVLLLVGFARPGLLRADQQPAKKEAGPERSRKLTMPARVTLWMGCAMAFGTVTEGAMNDWSALYMKDVVNAAAELAPMGIAVVSVMMVLARVFADGWRTRWGDGRIVRAGSVLAGAGLALALLVGGVVPTLIGFACVGLGIAAVTPCIYVAAAKKGPDALALVAAMGTTGLLAGPAAIGFIASASSLVWGMGAVAAAALLVALCATQIRWTALSES, encoded by the coding sequence ATGTTTCGCGTTCGCGATCCATTCCGCCAAGCACAGCTGGCGATCGCAGCGTTGTTCTGTCTGCTCGGGTTCCAGTACGCCACCTGGGCATCGCGGCTTCCCACGCTCAAGACGCAACTCGACCTGAGCGAGGCGGAACTGGGCCTGTTGCTGATGGCCTGCGGTGCGGGCGCGGCGGCGTCGTTCCCGCTGGTGACGGTGTTGATGCGGCGCATGGGCTCCCGGCAGCTGGCGTTTCTGTCGTCCCTCTGCCTGGGCGCGCTCCTGCTGGCACTGGCCGCGGCGCCGAACTATCCGGTCGCTCTGCTGATCATCTGCTGCGACGGTGTCGCTGTCGGCTGTCTGAACGTCGCCATGAACGCGCAGGGCGCGGCACTTGAGGTGGAGTACCAGCGCACCACCATGTCCAAACTGCATGCGACGTTCAGTGCCGGGTCGTTGCTGGCCGCACTCCTCGCGTCCGGTATGCACCTGGTGACCTCGGACCTGACGGCGCATTTCGGGGTGGCCGCCGTGCTGGTCCTGCTCCTGGTCGGGTTCGCACGGCCGGGGCTGCTGCGGGCGGACCAGCAGCCGGCGAAGAAGGAGGCCGGTCCCGAACGCAGCCGGAAACTGACCATGCCGGCGCGCGTGACGCTGTGGATGGGGTGTGCGATGGCGTTCGGCACCGTGACCGAAGGTGCCATGAACGACTGGTCGGCGCTCTATATGAAGGATGTCGTGAACGCGGCGGCCGAACTCGCGCCCATGGGCATCGCCGTCGTCTCGGTCATGATGGTGCTGGCCCGGGTCTTCGCCGACGGCTGGCGTACCCGCTGGGGCGATGGGCGCATCGTCCGGGCGGGCAGCGTGCTGGCCGGTGCCGGGCTGGCGCTCGCCCTGCTGGTGGGCGGCGTGGTGCCGACGCTGATCGGGTTCGCCTGTGTCGGGCTGGGCATCGCGGCCGTGACGCCGTGCATCTATGTGGCGGCGGCGAAGAAGGGCCCGGACGCGTTGGCCCTGGTCGCCGCCATGGGAACGACCGGTCTGCTGGCCGGGCCCGCGGCGATCGGCTTCATAGCCAGCGCCAGCAGCCTGGTGTGGGGCATGGGCGCCGTGGCCGCCGCGGCGCTGCTCGTGGCGCTGTGTGCCACGCAGATCCGCTGGACGGCGTTGTCCGAGAGCTGA
- a CDS encoding GNAT family N-acetyltransferase — translation MADDLRVRRVRDSDWNGIVALEAGAYTDSSLSEGRAALESRAWASPATCFVLEGEFPEGDLPESEAPEGDPRIAGYVLALPYPMYRYPDLARSEDTVFRSPNLHLHDLVIAEEFRGRGLAKRLLHRLTETARSMSYEQISLIAVEGNEGFWSANGYHPLPHVTLPGTYGTDAVYMSRAVQGGRAEKSSFTDDPLPGSPPQDEVG, via the coding sequence ATGGCCGACGACCTGCGCGTACGACGCGTCCGCGACAGCGACTGGAACGGCATCGTCGCCCTGGAGGCCGGCGCCTACACCGACAGTTCGCTGTCGGAGGGGCGCGCCGCGCTGGAGTCCAGGGCGTGGGCTTCACCGGCCACCTGTTTCGTTCTGGAGGGCGAATTTCCGGAAGGCGATCTACCGGAAAGCGAGGCTCCGGAAGGTGACCCGCGGATAGCGGGCTATGTGCTGGCACTGCCCTATCCGATGTACCGGTACCCGGATCTGGCGCGGAGCGAGGACACCGTCTTCCGCTCGCCCAATCTCCATCTGCACGATCTCGTCATCGCCGAGGAGTTCCGCGGCAGGGGGCTGGCGAAGCGTCTTCTCCACCGGCTCACGGAGACGGCCCGGTCGATGTCGTACGAGCAGATCTCCTTGATCGCCGTCGAGGGCAACGAGGGCTTCTGGTCGGCCAACGGATACCACCCCCTTCCGCACGTCACACTGCCCGGGACCTATGGCACGGATGCCGTGTACATGTCCCGGGCAGTGCAGGGCGGGCGGGCCGAGAAGTCATCGTTCACCGACGATCCGCTGCCCGGGTCGCCACCGCAAGACGAAGTAGGTTGA
- a CDS encoding type III PLP-dependent enzyme, whose translation MRAALAAATEDQIIFDLTGIEDRYATLVRELPGISVRFAMKACPVDEVLATLANKGAGFDAASPEEIAQAIRTGVPLDTIHYGNTIKSDRNIIDAQRLGIRDFATDSLQDVAAVAEHAPGARVFCRLATSGDGALWGLSKKFGCSGADALLVMEEARSLGLTPAGLSVHVGSQQMTAEAWQSAFETLADVLTELNRRGIRLDHINLGGGLPALGYRDKRGMPLDPPMDKIFAVLREGMEHLRAVSESPLDFVMEPGRYLVADHGAIRAHVSRMSSREQLDGERQNWLYLSCGKFNGLYEMDELQYRLEFPAHGEAEYVPAVVAGPTCDSDDAFAFTDALVHVPGAAASGDAVWILSCGAYVTSYMTQGFNGFRPLPYTWIRGEDRGREGLE comes from the coding sequence ATGCGCGCCGCGCTGGCTGCCGCCACCGAGGACCAGATCATCTTCGATCTCACCGGGATCGAGGACCGATACGCAACGCTGGTGAGGGAGTTACCCGGTATCTCCGTCCGGTTCGCCATGAAGGCCTGTCCGGTGGACGAGGTGCTGGCCACCCTGGCGAACAAGGGCGCCGGCTTCGACGCGGCGAGCCCCGAAGAGATCGCACAGGCGATCAGGACCGGCGTACCGCTCGACACCATCCACTACGGCAACACCATCAAGTCCGACCGGAACATCATCGACGCCCAGCGTCTCGGTATCCGGGACTTCGCGACCGACAGCCTTCAGGACGTGGCCGCGGTGGCCGAGCACGCGCCCGGTGCGCGCGTGTTCTGCAGGCTCGCCACCAGCGGGGACGGGGCGCTCTGGGGTCTCAGCAAGAAGTTCGGATGCTCGGGCGCGGACGCGCTGCTCGTGATGGAAGAGGCGCGATCGCTCGGCCTGACCCCGGCCGGTCTGTCCGTCCACGTCGGCTCGCAGCAGATGACGGCCGAAGCCTGGCAGAGCGCTTTCGAGACGCTTGCCGACGTGCTCACGGAACTGAACCGGCGCGGAATCCGGCTCGACCACATCAATCTCGGTGGCGGGCTGCCCGCCCTCGGATATCGCGACAAGCGAGGGATGCCGCTGGATCCCCCGATGGACAAGATATTCGCCGTGCTCCGCGAAGGCATGGAGCATCTGCGGGCCGTCTCGGAATCCCCGCTGGATTTCGTCATGGAACCGGGGCGCTATCTGGTCGCCGACCACGGGGCCATCAGGGCGCATGTCTCCCGGATGTCGTCGCGGGAGCAGCTGGACGGTGAGCGCCAGAACTGGCTGTACCTGAGCTGCGGGAAGTTCAACGGCCTGTACGAGATGGACGAGTTGCAGTACCGGCTGGAATTCCCTGCCCACGGCGAGGCGGAATACGTACCCGCGGTCGTCGCGGGGCCCACCTGCGACAGCGACGACGCCTTCGCCTTCACGGACGCTCTGGTCCATGTGCCCGGGGCGGCGGCATCGGGGGACGCGGTCTGGATTCTCTCCTGCGGGGCCTATGTCACCAGCTACATGACCCAGGGGTTCAACGGATTCCGCCCGCTTCCGTACACGTGGATACGCGGCGAGGACCGCGGCCGGGAGGGTCTGGAGTAG
- a CDS encoding DUF4255 domain-containing protein: protein MSNALAVATVTQALALLIESNLGPEMDIAVKVETRKPPSEPPSEPTITVFLYQVTPNAAMRNNDLPTRAADGTLRNRAAAPLDLHYVISAYGEEAELVGQRLLGCVIRTLHEIPVLPQELIELAAERPYLAGSDLADSIQRVRFTPTVMDVDETSKLWGMLHQTPYALSVAYQASLVVIEGREKPVPAKPVKERTVRVLPFGAPGAPVPPTADTQTSAPDTEPAAPRAAERAAGAAATVKRATAKKTTPAAAKTAAKATKTPARRTAPPRPRKATESDTPAPDDKG from the coding sequence ATGAGCAACGCACTCGCCGTCGCCACGGTCACCCAGGCGCTCGCCCTGCTGATCGAGAGCAACCTGGGCCCCGAGATGGATATCGCGGTCAAGGTGGAGACCCGTAAGCCGCCGTCGGAGCCGCCGAGCGAGCCGACCATCACGGTGTTCCTGTACCAGGTGACTCCGAACGCCGCGATGCGCAACAACGACCTGCCGACGCGCGCCGCCGACGGCACCCTGCGCAACCGTGCCGCCGCGCCGCTGGATCTGCACTACGTGATCAGCGCGTACGGCGAGGAGGCGGAACTCGTCGGGCAGCGGCTGCTGGGCTGTGTGATCCGCACCCTGCACGAGATCCCCGTACTGCCGCAGGAGTTGATCGAACTGGCCGCCGAGCGGCCCTACCTGGCGGGGAGCGACCTGGCCGACTCGATCCAGCGGGTGCGCTTCACTCCGACGGTCATGGACGTCGACGAGACGTCCAAGCTCTGGGGAATGCTGCACCAGACCCCGTACGCGCTGTCGGTCGCCTACCAGGCGTCCCTGGTGGTGATCGAGGGCCGCGAGAAGCCGGTTCCCGCCAAGCCGGTGAAGGAGCGGACGGTACGGGTGCTGCCGTTCGGGGCACCCGGGGCGCCGGTGCCGCCCACGGCGGATACGCAGACCTCCGCCCCGGACACGGAGCCTGCTGCTCCGCGGGCGGCGGAGCGAGCGGCAGGGGCGGCGGCCACCGTCAAGAGGGCGACGGCGAAGAAGACCACGCCCGCCGCCGCGAAGACCGCCGCCAAGGCCACGAAGACCCCTGCGCGGCGGACGGCCCCGCCCCGCCCCCGCAAGGCCACCGAGAGCGATACGCCCGCGCCGGACGACAAGGGCTGA
- a CDS encoding phage tail sheath family protein, giving the protein MPTHMGYPGVYIEELPSSVRTIASVTTSVTAFVGHTRRGPLNQPVRVTSFADFERRFGGLTSRSAVGYAVHQFFGNGGTVAVVVRVAKAGTGEEACVTLESTEGRSACPVLEVRAKEPGVWGSGLRVAVDHDTSAPDKTFNLHVLDARGGARESFTGLSMHSGHGRFVETVVGAGSALVRVRVLDEDRPDPSGTVSKPFAAKLPALDVELKVKIGDVEREFTLFEPDRDGEPPHTVTELALLLERKLRALPDAPGKHAFAGAEVIAFGRRLQVVAGSVDPDDVVRFIGECANDLGLEASVNPPVFPLEGGKDGDAPGPLDLIGSEARKTGVHALRDVDDVNLLALPELSAYASTDDMVTVLSAAEQLCRELRIFLLVDSPSTWGSVDAARAGIGAFEAVRSDHAGLYFPHLQLTDPLTGRLRSFPPSGAVAGVIARTDGERGVWKAPAGTEARLAGVRSLTVRLTDRDNGLLNPLGVNCLRTFPVVGPLVWGARTLRGADALESEWKYVPVRRLALHVEESLYRGLQWVVFEPNDEQLWQQIRLNASAYLNDLFRQGAFKGGTPREAYFVKCDKDTTTEADIERGVVNVLIGIAPVRPAEFVIVRIQQMAGQFDLS; this is encoded by the coding sequence ATGCCGACGCACATGGGCTATCCCGGCGTTTACATCGAAGAACTCCCCAGCAGCGTACGGACCATCGCCTCGGTCACCACATCGGTGACCGCTTTTGTGGGGCACACCCGCCGAGGACCGCTCAACCAGCCGGTGCGCGTCACCAGCTTCGCCGACTTCGAGCGGCGCTTCGGCGGGCTCACGTCCCGGAGCGCGGTCGGCTACGCCGTGCACCAGTTCTTCGGCAACGGCGGGACGGTCGCGGTCGTCGTCCGGGTGGCCAAGGCCGGCACGGGCGAGGAAGCCTGCGTCACCCTGGAGTCCACCGAGGGACGCAGTGCGTGCCCCGTGCTGGAAGTGCGCGCCAAGGAACCGGGTGTGTGGGGGTCGGGACTGCGGGTGGCGGTCGACCATGACACGTCCGCCCCGGACAAGACCTTCAACCTGCATGTCCTGGACGCCCGCGGTGGCGCCCGCGAGTCCTTCACCGGCCTGTCGATGCACTCCGGGCACGGCCGCTTCGTCGAAACGGTCGTGGGCGCGGGCTCCGCGCTCGTCCGCGTCAGGGTTCTCGACGAGGACCGGCCGGACCCGTCCGGCACGGTCTCCAAGCCGTTCGCCGCGAAGCTGCCCGCCCTGGACGTCGAACTGAAGGTCAAGATCGGTGACGTGGAGCGGGAGTTCACGCTCTTCGAGCCCGACCGCGACGGCGAGCCGCCGCACACGGTGACCGAGCTGGCGCTCCTGCTGGAACGCAAGCTGCGCGCCCTGCCCGACGCTCCCGGAAAGCACGCCTTCGCCGGTGCGGAGGTCATCGCCTTCGGCCGCCGTCTCCAGGTCGTCGCCGGATCCGTCGACCCGGACGACGTCGTGCGGTTCATCGGCGAGTGCGCCAATGACCTCGGCCTCGAAGCGTCGGTGAACCCGCCCGTCTTCCCGCTGGAGGGCGGCAAGGACGGCGACGCGCCGGGACCGCTCGACCTCATCGGCAGCGAGGCCCGCAAGACCGGGGTGCACGCGCTGCGCGACGTGGACGACGTCAACCTGCTGGCACTGCCCGAGCTTTCGGCGTACGCGTCCACCGACGACATGGTCACCGTGCTGTCGGCGGCCGAGCAGCTGTGCCGGGAGCTCCGGATCTTCCTGCTCGTCGACTCGCCGTCCACCTGGGGAAGCGTCGACGCGGCGCGGGCCGGGATCGGTGCGTTCGAAGCGGTACGCAGTGACCACGCCGGCCTGTACTTCCCGCACCTCCAGCTCACCGACCCGCTGACCGGGCGGCTGCGGTCGTTCCCGCCGTCGGGTGCGGTGGCCGGCGTCATCGCCCGTACGGACGGTGAGCGAGGCGTCTGGAAGGCCCCGGCGGGCACCGAGGCGCGGCTGGCCGGAGTGCGCTCCCTGACGGTCCGGCTGACCGACCGGGACAACGGTCTCCTCAATCCGCTGGGCGTCAACTGCCTGCGGACCTTCCCGGTGGTGGGACCGCTCGTCTGGGGTGCCAGGACGCTGCGGGGCGCGGACGCCCTGGAGAGCGAGTGGAAGTACGTCCCGGTGCGCCGGCTCGCCCTGCATGTCGAGGAGAGCCTGTACCGGGGACTCCAGTGGGTGGTCTTCGAGCCGAACGACGAGCAGTTGTGGCAGCAGATCCGGCTGAATGCCTCGGCCTATCTGAATGATCTGTTCCGCCAGGGTGCCTTCAAGGGCGGCACACCCCGTGAGGCGTACTTCGTGAAGTGCGACAAGGACACCACCACGGAGGCCGACATCGAACGCGGTGTGGTGAATGTGCTGATCGGGATCGCACCGGTCAGGCCCGCCGAATTCGTGATCGTCAGGATCCAGCAGATGGCCGGTCAGTTCGACCTCTCGTAG